A single Oryctolagus cuniculus chromosome 16, mOryCun1.1, whole genome shotgun sequence DNA region contains:
- the POLR1F gene encoding DNA-directed RNA polymerase I subunit RPA43: MAAGCSEAPRPKAASEGQAVAPAGAVPCLELPTYAAACELVNSRYSCLVAGPHRRHIALSPRYLNRKRTGIREQLDAELLRYSESLLGVPIAYDNIKVVGELGDIYDDQGHIHLNIEADFVIFCPEPGQKLKGTVNKVSTSHIGCLVHGCFNASIPKPEQMSSEQWQTLEIDVGDELEFEVFRLDSDAAGVFCIRGKLSVTSLQPKCSEVSEEVTETGTEEAIEKPAKKKKKKKKDPETCEVDSGNPEPVEFADVTPNEEPDLQAAESANGLWEEEPRRKKSKKRKHQEDVGQDPVFQGSDSSGYQSDHKKKKKKRKHREETELTPILECSPKKKREK; this comes from the exons ATGGCTGCGGGTTGCTCGGAGGCCCCACGGCCGAAAGCGGCCTCTGAGGGCCAGGCGGTGGCACCGGCGGGCGCCGTGCCTTGCCTGGAGCTGCCCACCTACGCTGCGGCTTGTGAGCTGGTGAACAGCCGCTACTCCTGCTTGGTGGCCGGGCCGCACCGCAGGCACATCGCACTGTCGCCCCGGTACCTGAACAGGAAGCGCACCGGCATCCGCGAGCAGCTCGACGCGGAGCTCCTGCGTTACTCGGAGAG CCTTTTAGGGGTCCCCATAGCATATGATAACATCAAAGTTGTGGGTGAACTGGGAGATATTTATGATGATCAAGGACACATTCATCTTAACATTGAAGCcgattttgttattttctgtcctGAACCAGGGCAAAAGCTTAAG ggTACAGTTAATAAAGTGTCCACTAGTCACATCGGCTGTTTAGTGCACGGGTGTTTTAATGCGTCCATCCCTAAACCTGAGCAGATGTCCTCTGAGCAGTGGCAAACCCTGGAGATAGACGTGGGTGATGAACTGGAGTTTGAAGTATTTCGTTTAGATTCCGATGCTGCTGGAGTATTCTGCATTCGGGGAAAACTGAGTGTCACTAG TTTACAACCCAAGTGCTCTGAAGTTTCTGAAGAAGTCACAGAAACTGGCACTGAAGAAGCCATTGAAAAACctgctaaaaagaaaaagaaaaagaagaaagatccaGAGACATGTGAAGTGGACAGTGGTAACCCAGAGCCAGTGGAGTTTGCAGACGTCACCCCTAATGAAGAGCCAGACCTGCAGGCTGCTGAGAGCGCGAATGGCCTCTGGGAGGAGGAGCCACGGAGGAAGAAGAGCAAGAAGAGGAAGCATCAGGAAGATGTGGGCCAGGACCCTGTTTTCCAAGGCAGTGACTCTAGTGGTTACCAGAGTgaccacaaaaagaaaaagaagaagagaaaacacagagagGAGACTGAACTTACCCCAATTTTGGAATGTTCACctaaaaagaagagggaaaagtaA